One window from the genome of Parasteatoda tepidariorum isolate YZ-2023 chromosome 8, CAS_Ptep_4.0, whole genome shotgun sequence encodes:
- the LOC107439231 gene encoding coiled-coil domain-containing protein 152, with amino-acid sequence MQLDLNCLLEEINIWKNIVKKKDEKIKNLQNQIKENRQHIESIDNSNSTLLQEVIQQNSIISSIYQSLSVVERTEADNKALVEEIKKLKCNFKEQEKLHLRQSNELKKVIEKLEADRKEEIKRKISAIEDNVSSELEKCEINIREKENCILLLKDEISKIEHEKVQEILKIQIECEEKLGRMKSKISKNKGVHHHDFKSNDFFRQKYMEKEKEAKEESMKLKKEINDLKGEVASLKSNSILSFQQENMREQFHVTEKPSHCSEENHPTKRIKINGESPHNDTTNGSHNDFNMCNFTNNNTEKQPTATTLFKKKLFNLDMNYFNK; translated from the exons atgcaaCTTGATTTAAACTGTTTATTGGAAGAGATTAATATCtggaaaaat attgttaaaaagaaggatgaaaaaattaaaaacctgcAGAaccaaattaaagaaaatagacAACATATTGAAAGTATTGATAATTCAAATAGCACTCTATTGCAAg AGGTAATTCAGCaaaatagtattatttcttcaatttaccAATCCTTATCTGTTGTTGAAAGGACTGAGG CTGATAATAAAGCTTTAGTTGAAGAAATTAAGAAgctaaaatgcaattttaaagagcaggaaaaa TTACATCTAAGACAAAGTAATGAGctcaaaaaagtaattgaaaaattggAAGCCGACCGtaaagaggaaataaaaaggaaaatatcagCTATCGAAGACAATG TATCTTCTGAAttagaaaaatgtgaaataaatataagagaaaaagaaaattgcatacTCTTATTGAAAgatgagatttcaaaaattgaacatGAAAAAGTTcaagaaatcttaaaaatacaaattgaa tGTGAAGAAAAACTGGGCAGAATGAAgagtaaaattagtaaaaataaaggaGTGCATCATcatgattttaaatcaaatgatttctTTAGACag aAATACATGGAGAAGGAAAAAGAAGCCAAAGAAGAatcaatgaaattgaaaaaagaaatcaacgATTTAAAAGGAGAAGTTGCTTCATTGAAATCTAATAGCATATTAAGTTTTCAGCAGGAAAACATGAGAGAACAATTTCATGTAACAGAAAAACCGAGCCATTGCAGTGAAGAAAATCACCctactaaaagaataaaaattaacggAGAAAGCCCACACAACGATACAACAAATGGCTCTCACAATGACTTTAATATGTGTAATTTCACTAATAATAATACCGAAAAGCAACCCACTGCAACTacactatttaagaaaaaattatttaatcttgatatgaattatttcaataaataa